The following are encoded together in the Novipirellula caenicola genome:
- a CDS encoding DUF1592 domain-containing protein, producing the protein MARSTPTSPNQCKSARRVAAAVRSAKSSRAAFYPARCQCFLVLLCLITTSVAAEQSEADWSQAYEATILPLMKSHCLDCHGEKDAEGEFNIAQFTDGAMAIKHRDSFERIVKRIELGEMPPEDSEPFTAEQKQSILAWFDARPKQKLCDELASEATQKWYRGNVMSRRLTRSEYCYAIEDLVGAPLPDSISLPSDGSGGEGFDTNGDSLFLSPIHLESYLHAADWASHQWLSTDQIGEKPDTADATSARKSTQEIVRRFARRAWRRPISSEEIQRLMTLYDAAVERAKSHDTSLVAAVSQPLKAILLSPNFLFVVEKESPEGGVQRLTAHELAMRLSLFLWSSIPDDELSQLADSGEILHDDVVKSQVARMLADERSNRLGENFGLQWLGLTDLKSKTPDQEIFPDFDNALLADMQLEATLFVSDTFRQDRRLLDLIDGNHVIINQRLAEHYGLTVAAEDFAKSKSDDAAAWTRIKVDDGRRGGVMTLGAVLVKTSHSRRTSPVLRGQWILSEVIGSPVPPPPPGVPPLEEADNEGEHATLREQLELHRKNPACASCHNRMDPLGFGLENFDALGRWRTKDGESPIDASGRLPSGQTFSGPAELKSLVAKRADEFRKHFVKKLLGFALGRSLNKFDDCVVRECIDQLKAHDDHAAILIETICLSYPFQHRFFKASVDAN; encoded by the coding sequence ATGGCTCGGTCCACGCCAACTTCACCGAATCAGTGCAAGTCAGCACGACGCGTCGCCGCGGCGGTTCGCTCCGCGAAATCGAGCCGAGCGGCGTTTTATCCCGCTCGTTGCCAATGTTTCTTGGTCTTGCTCTGTTTGATAACGACGTCGGTCGCGGCGGAACAATCCGAAGCGGATTGGAGTCAGGCTTACGAAGCGACCATTCTGCCACTGATGAAATCTCACTGCTTGGATTGCCATGGCGAAAAGGACGCGGAAGGCGAGTTTAACATCGCCCAATTCACCGACGGTGCGATGGCGATCAAGCATCGCGATTCGTTTGAACGGATCGTCAAGCGAATTGAGTTGGGCGAGATGCCGCCCGAAGACAGTGAACCATTCACTGCCGAGCAAAAGCAATCGATCCTTGCCTGGTTCGATGCTCGGCCTAAACAAAAACTGTGCGATGAATTGGCGTCCGAGGCGACTCAGAAATGGTACCGCGGCAACGTGATGTCACGGCGATTGACGCGTAGCGAATATTGTTATGCGATTGAAGATCTCGTCGGTGCTCCGCTGCCGGATTCGATCAGTCTGCCGTCCGATGGCAGTGGTGGCGAAGGCTTTGACACTAATGGTGATTCGCTGTTCTTGTCCCCAATTCATCTGGAAAGCTATTTGCATGCTGCCGACTGGGCGTCACATCAGTGGCTTTCCACCGACCAAATCGGCGAAAAGCCCGATACAGCTGACGCAACGTCGGCTCGAAAATCCACTCAAGAAATCGTTCGTCGGTTTGCTCGCCGAGCGTGGCGGCGGCCAATCAGCAGCGAGGAAATCCAACGTTTAATGACGTTGTATGATGCGGCGGTCGAGCGAGCAAAATCCCATGATACGTCCCTTGTCGCCGCGGTCTCACAACCACTCAAGGCAATCTTGTTGTCGCCGAATTTCCTGTTCGTCGTCGAAAAAGAATCACCCGAAGGAGGTGTCCAACGTTTGACGGCTCATGAATTGGCAATGCGATTGTCGTTATTCCTTTGGTCGTCCATTCCTGACGACGAGTTGTCGCAGCTTGCCGATTCGGGCGAGATCCTTCACGACGACGTGGTCAAAAGCCAAGTGGCCCGGATGTTGGCCGATGAACGGTCCAACCGGCTTGGCGAGAATTTCGGACTGCAGTGGTTGGGCCTGACCGATCTAAAATCAAAAACGCCCGATCAAGAGATCTTTCCCGATTTCGACAACGCGCTGCTTGCCGACATGCAACTCGAAGCGACGTTGTTTGTCAGCGATACTTTCCGACAAGATCGGCGGCTATTGGATTTGATCGATGGCAATCATGTGATCATCAATCAACGGCTTGCTGAGCATTACGGATTGACCGTAGCCGCAGAAGATTTCGCCAAATCGAAATCCGATGACGCAGCCGCGTGGACACGAATCAAAGTCGACGACGGTCGTCGCGGCGGCGTGATGACGCTCGGCGCGGTGTTAGTCAAAACATCGCACTCGCGTCGCACCAGTCCGGTGTTGCGAGGCCAGTGGATTCTGAGCGAAGTGATCGGTTCTCCGGTGCCACCGCCGCCTCCCGGCGTACCGCCTCTGGAAGAAGCCGACAACGAAGGCGAGCACGCCACGCTTCGAGAACAGCTCGAACTGCACCGCAAAAACCCAGCCTGTGCCTCGTGTCACAACCGGATGGACCCGCTTGGCTTTGGACTTGAAAACTTTGATGCACTCGGACGATGGCGTACGAAGGATGGGGAAAGCCCGATTGACGCCAGCGGCCGCTTGCCGTCGGGACAGACGTTTAGTGGTCCGGCGGAACTGAAGTCGTTGGTGGCAAAACGTGCCGACGAGTTCCGCAAACACTTCGTGAAGAAGCTGCTCGGATTCGCCTTGGGGCGATCGCTTAACAAATTTGACGACTGCGTGGTTCGTGAATGTATCGACCAGCTGAAAGCCCACGATGACCACGCCGCGATTTTGATTGAAACGATTTGTTTGAGCTACCCATTTCAACATCGTTTCTTCAAAGCCTCGGTCGACGCAAACTAA
- a CDS encoding DUF1552 domain-containing protein encodes MNNATRRRFLKGMGVSLALPWMHSALPSSVRAASDATGGNAPLRTAFLYFPNGVWEKAWVPETEGSDYTLTPSLEPLADVRSDVLVLSGLDKKNSHGGDGHYAKTANFLTGMPVTKTTSKDISSGGISVDQLIAKQFKGKTPITSLELATEPVISGIDSNVGYTRLYGSYISWETPNRPVAKEMNPRIVYDRLFGRDANTSQSEAESYQNLLDYVLDDAKRVRGRLGRDDQFKMDEYLEAVRAVERRIEFATRGQAREWEPSIDPAEIARRRPGVPNDFREHIDVMLDLMVLAFQTDSTRVASFMFANDVSGRNFSFLDGVKGGHHEMSHHENKDAKIDQYQQINRWHVEQFATLLKKMKGIQEGESTLLDNSMIMFGSSISDGNRHDPDNLPILVAGRGGGKIQSGRHIAYKDMPLCNLYHSMLDANGVEVESFGDSTGPLAELLS; translated from the coding sequence ATGAACAACGCCACACGCCGCCGTTTTCTCAAAGGCATGGGCGTTTCATTAGCACTTCCGTGGATGCATTCGGCATTGCCATCTTCGGTTCGTGCTGCTTCGGACGCCACCGGTGGCAACGCGCCGCTGCGAACTGCATTTTTGTATTTTCCTAACGGGGTTTGGGAGAAGGCTTGGGTGCCCGAGACGGAGGGCAGCGACTACACGTTAACGCCGTCGCTCGAACCACTTGCGGATGTTCGCAGCGATGTGTTGGTGCTAAGTGGACTTGATAAAAAGAACAGCCATGGTGGTGACGGTCACTACGCAAAGACCGCGAATTTCTTGACCGGAATGCCGGTCACCAAGACCACCAGCAAGGACATCAGCAGCGGCGGTATCTCGGTAGACCAATTGATCGCCAAGCAATTCAAAGGCAAGACGCCGATCACCTCGCTCGAATTGGCAACCGAACCGGTGATCTCAGGAATCGACAGTAACGTCGGCTATACCCGTCTGTATGGCTCGTACATCTCGTGGGAAACCCCCAATCGGCCAGTGGCGAAAGAGATGAATCCGCGGATCGTCTATGACCGTTTGTTTGGTCGCGACGCAAACACGTCGCAATCGGAGGCCGAGTCGTACCAGAATTTGCTGGATTACGTACTCGACGATGCCAAACGCGTCCGCGGACGGTTGGGCCGCGATGATCAATTCAAAATGGATGAATATCTCGAAGCCGTCCGTGCGGTCGAGCGACGCATTGAATTTGCCACTCGGGGGCAAGCCCGCGAATGGGAACCGAGTATCGATCCCGCGGAGATTGCCCGCCGACGTCCCGGGGTTCCCAATGATTTTCGGGAACACATTGACGTGATGTTGGATTTGATGGTTTTGGCATTTCAAACGGATTCCACGCGAGTCGCATCGTTTATGTTTGCCAATGACGTCTCGGGACGCAACTTCTCGTTTCTTGATGGCGTCAAAGGTGGGCATCATGAAATGAGTCATCACGAGAACAAGGATGCCAAGATCGACCAGTACCAACAAATCAACCGTTGGCACGTCGAGCAGTTCGCAACGTTGCTGAAGAAAATGAAAGGCATTCAAGAAGGCGAATCAACACTGCTGGACAATTCAATGATCATGTTCGGATCGAGCATTTCCGATGGCAACCGCCATGATCCCGATAATTTGCCAATCTTGGTTGCCGGTCGCGGTGGTGGCAAAATCCAAAGCGGGCGTCACATTGCTTACAAAGACATGCCGCTGTGCAACCTCTATCATTCGATGCTGGACGCGAACGGCGTCGAAGTCGAATCGTTCGGCGACAGCACCGGCCCCTTGGCCGAATTGCTCAGTTGA
- a CDS encoding DUF1559 domain-containing protein has product MRIRIESRQRGFTLVELLVVIAIIGVLVGLLLPAVQAAREAARRMSCSNNFKQIGLAVHNYHAAYNLIPKHGTGTPSLAGVPEGHTVANAPMSSSRLEVSWLVGLTPFMEQQALWEQISNPYKDPVSGAQFPPMGPNPRRSLDHHAATRYEPWLTEIPGLRCPSDPGKGLPSQGRTNYACAVGDSALQLNGGVSDNGSQSTSGAISKNASSRGFFIPRNTSSFTDVLDGLSNTICAAEIATDLGDSDVRTRGARSSLDNVSVAGGIQSCDQYVDPLRPSFWASTFVPALHEGGGTEPEQRRGYKWAMQRGIWGNVTTINPPNSLVCVDRNNFNNGLYPPSSRHQGGVHVLMGDGAVKFVTDSIEAGDQTSAHVGTAAPYLLPGNKSPFGLWGALGTRAGKETDSTLE; this is encoded by the coding sequence ATGCGCATCCGAATTGAATCTCGGCAGCGAGGCTTCACCTTGGTGGAGCTTTTGGTAGTAATCGCGATCATTGGCGTCTTGGTTGGACTATTGCTGCCGGCAGTCCAAGCGGCTCGCGAAGCCGCTCGGCGAATGAGTTGCAGCAACAACTTCAAGCAAATCGGGCTTGCCGTTCACAATTACCATGCGGCATACAACCTGATTCCAAAGCATGGAACGGGCACTCCAAGCTTAGCCGGTGTTCCCGAGGGGCACACGGTGGCAAATGCTCCGATGTCAAGCAGTCGGCTCGAAGTCAGTTGGTTGGTTGGGCTTACACCATTTATGGAGCAACAAGCGTTGTGGGAACAGATCAGCAATCCCTACAAAGACCCGGTATCGGGTGCGCAGTTTCCGCCGATGGGCCCCAATCCACGCCGCTCGCTGGATCACCACGCTGCCACTCGATACGAGCCTTGGCTGACAGAGATTCCCGGTCTTCGTTGTCCAAGTGATCCTGGCAAAGGGTTACCGTCGCAAGGGCGAACCAACTATGCCTGTGCAGTCGGCGACTCGGCCCTGCAGTTGAATGGCGGTGTCTCGGATAATGGTTCGCAGTCCACCTCGGGCGCGATCTCAAAGAACGCATCGAGTCGGGGCTTCTTTATCCCGCGAAACACAAGTTCCTTCACCGATGTGCTTGACGGATTATCCAACACAATCTGTGCTGCAGAAATTGCTACCGACCTTGGAGACAGCGACGTACGCACGCGGGGGGCGAGATCGAGTCTTGATAACGTAAGCGTGGCAGGTGGCATCCAATCCTGTGACCAGTACGTCGATCCTCTTCGTCCAAGTTTTTGGGCGAGCACGTTTGTCCCTGCGCTTCATGAAGGAGGAGGCACCGAGCCCGAGCAACGTCGCGGATACAAGTGGGCAATGCAGCGAGGTATCTGGGGTAATGTCACAACCATTAATCCGCCCAATAGTCTTGTTTGCGTCGATCGCAACAACTTTAACAACGGCTTATACCCACCAAGCAGTCGGCATCAAGGCGGCGTTCATGTTTTGATGGGGGACGGAGCGGTGAAATTTGTGACCGATTCGATTGAGGCCGGCGACCAGACGAGCGCTCACGTAGGTACCGCTGCACCTTATCTGCTGCCCGGAAACAAGAGCCCCTTTGGACTTTGGGGCGCGCTCGGAACTCGAGCTGGGAAAGAAACCGACTCGACACTCGAATAG
- a CDS encoding zinc-dependent alcohol dehydrogenase, which translates to MKALCWHGRHDVRVDNVDDPKIEDPRDVIVKITSSGICGSDLHLYNGYMPTMKAGDIIGHEPMGEIVELGNAITKFKKGDRVVVPFTISCGSCFFCQRNLYSLCDESNPNAAQAAEVLGQSPAGLFGFSHMLGGFAGGQAEYLRVPYADVGPIKVPEGIDDDQVVFLSDIFPTGYMAAENCGIEPGDTVAVWGCGPVAQFAIQSAWMLGAGRVIAIDRVPERLELAKSKGRAEVIHFEKENVYEKLMEMTSGRGPDRCIDAVGAESHAAGSVRETVDDLREAAHVPANHPYSLAEAIKCCRKGGTVSVPGVYTDNLNGMPMSAVMNKALTIKSGQTHMQHYMEPLLKRIIDDGFDPSFIITHRAKLEDAPDLYKTFEAREDGCIKVVLKP; encoded by the coding sequence ATGAAAGCGCTTTGCTGGCACGGACGACATGATGTTCGTGTAGACAATGTGGATGATCCGAAAATCGAAGATCCTCGCGACGTGATTGTGAAGATCACATCATCTGGGATCTGTGGCAGCGACCTGCACTTGTACAACGGCTACATGCCGACCATGAAAGCGGGGGACATCATCGGCCACGAGCCGATGGGAGAGATTGTGGAACTGGGCAACGCGATTACCAAATTTAAAAAAGGAGATCGTGTGGTAGTTCCCTTCACGATCTCGTGTGGCTCCTGTTTTTTCTGCCAACGTAACTTGTATTCGTTGTGTGACGAATCGAACCCCAACGCGGCACAGGCCGCCGAAGTCTTGGGGCAATCCCCCGCCGGCTTGTTTGGTTTCTCGCATATGTTAGGCGGGTTTGCCGGCGGGCAAGCCGAATACTTGCGAGTCCCCTATGCGGACGTCGGACCGATCAAAGTCCCTGAAGGGATCGACGATGATCAGGTCGTGTTTCTGTCGGACATTTTTCCCACCGGATACATGGCCGCGGAAAACTGCGGTATCGAACCGGGTGACACGGTCGCCGTGTGGGGCTGTGGTCCGGTCGCCCAATTTGCGATCCAGAGTGCATGGATGTTGGGTGCCGGCCGTGTGATCGCGATTGACCGTGTGCCCGAACGATTGGAACTAGCGAAATCAAAAGGACGCGCCGAAGTCATTCATTTTGAAAAAGAAAATGTCTACGAAAAGCTGATGGAGATGACATCGGGACGAGGTCCGGATCGCTGTATCGACGCAGTCGGCGCGGAGTCGCATGCCGCCGGCAGTGTCCGGGAAACGGTGGATGATCTCCGCGAAGCCGCGCACGTTCCGGCGAATCACCCTTACTCGCTGGCCGAAGCGATCAAGTGTTGTCGCAAGGGAGGGACCGTGTCGGTGCCGGGGGTTTATACCGACAATTTGAACGGCATGCCGATGAGCGCGGTGATGAACAAAGCGCTGACCATCAAGAGCGGTCAAACGCATATGCAGCATTACATGGAACCGCTGCTGAAGCGAATTATTGACGACGGTTTTGATCCGTCGTTCATCATCACGCATCGAGCAAAACTCGAAGATGCACCCGACCTGTACAAAACGTTCGAAGCCCGCGAAGACGGCTGCATCAAAGTGGTGCTAAAGCCGTAG